The Flavobacterium sp. HJ-32-4 genome contains a region encoding:
- a CDS encoding LytTR family DNA-binding domain-containing protein produces MDVVKKLKALIVDDERGARSLLRNFLEDHCPEVEVVGEAEDVSSAVKLINKNEIDLVFLDVEMPNENGFALFDYFDVPKFDTIFCTAYSEYAIRAFEVSAMGYLLKPIGLAPLRETVARVIARRTSQAAPPDVRVLQENLSGTVFGKIGVYGHDGVVFKEISDILYFEADGSYTVLHHKQGRDLAVRNIGHFEQVLAKDARFFRIHRSYLVNLSLIQVYSRRDGHAVSYDGKTFLPVSREKKDAFEALMKLSGS; encoded by the coding sequence GTGGATGTAGTAAAAAAACTGAAAGCCCTTATAGTAGACGACGAACGCGGGGCGCGATCGCTGCTGCGTAACTTTTTGGAAGACCATTGCCCGGAAGTGGAAGTGGTGGGCGAGGCGGAAGATGTGTCATCGGCTGTTAAACTCATCAACAAAAACGAGATCGATTTGGTGTTTCTCGATGTGGAAATGCCAAACGAAAACGGCTTTGCTTTGTTCGATTATTTCGATGTGCCCAAATTCGACACTATTTTCTGTACGGCCTATTCGGAGTATGCCATCCGGGCCTTCGAAGTGTCGGCAATGGGGTATCTGTTGAAGCCCATCGGTCTCGCACCTTTACGCGAAACAGTCGCCCGCGTCATCGCCCGACGCACCTCACAAGCCGCACCGCCCGATGTCAGGGTGTTGCAAGAGAATCTTTCCGGTACGGTTTTCGGAAAGATCGGGGTGTATGGCCACGACGGCGTGGTATTCAAAGAAATCAGTGACATCCTGTATTTTGAAGCCGACGGTTCCTATACGGTGCTCCACCACAAACAGGGGCGCGATCTTGCAGTCCGGAATATCGGTCACTTTGAACAGGTATTGGCAAAGGACGCCCGTTTTTTCCGTATCCACCGTTCGTACCTCGTAAACCTGAGTCTGATACAAGTATATAGCCGTCGCGATGGGCATGCCGTCAGTTACGATGGGAAGACGTTCCTTCCGGTTTCCAGGGAGAAAAAAGACGCTTTCGAAGCGCTCATGAAGCTGAGCGGGTCATGA
- a CDS encoding LamG-like jellyroll fold domain-containing protein codes for MKRLLLSLFLFCTAWLFAQPTLSSVSVTNVTGTSAVVNYYAAANCTQGAAVEIIYSTTLNFANYTTVPSISVFAGQNFSVTIQNLIPETQYFLRVRSYTGSACGNQQTQSSVYPFLTLADPQLPQIQGVTVALTGTATGSVNYSLKANGLATTSVLRWGTAPGELTNQATGASAVGYLWSAGSANMTGLALDTTYYYQIAATNSLGTTESPIYSVFNGAPQETYEYSFDNTYATTLGTFPFTPGSGIGFTAGHDGTPNGALALNNVGTSAMIPNLPYGDSPRSFSFWVKLNTFNSSGYNHVYSYGQAAPSAANGGSIGPSLAYHLGYANNHSATIPQMVAATWYHFTMVYDGTTSRIYRNGVLVGTQLKTWNTVSNNNLLSLGVFAGEFTFNGAIDDFRVFRSAITDADAESLYVNGTLAVPGIAAAPEIAFYPNPVSDVLYVDSEDALSVTVYALNGQKIASTFGNRIEATSWAPGVYLVRAEDAGGHVTTRKIVKR; via the coding sequence ATGAAGCGACTTTTACTCTCCCTTTTTCTTTTTTGTACTGCCTGGCTGTTCGCCCAACCGACCCTTTCCTCGGTATCGGTAACCAACGTCACGGGAACTTCTGCTGTCGTAAACTATTACGCAGCAGCCAATTGTACGCAGGGTGCGGCAGTTGAAATAATCTATTCCACTACGCTCAACTTTGCGAATTACACCACCGTACCTTCTATTTCGGTGTTTGCGGGGCAGAATTTCTCCGTTACGATCCAAAACCTGATTCCCGAAACACAATACTTTCTCCGTGTTCGGTCTTACACGGGATCTGCTTGTGGCAATCAGCAAACGCAGTCTTCTGTGTATCCCTTTCTCACCCTGGCCGATCCGCAGCTACCCCAAATACAAGGTGTTACCGTTGCGCTCACAGGTACGGCCACTGGCAGCGTGAATTACTCCCTAAAGGCAAATGGCCTGGCGACCACCTCCGTCCTGCGTTGGGGTACGGCGCCGGGCGAGCTTACCAATCAGGCTACCGGCGCATCGGCAGTTGGGTATCTGTGGAGTGCCGGCTCTGCCAATATGACCGGCCTTGCGCTTGATACCACGTATTATTATCAGATTGCGGCTACCAATAGCTTGGGCACGACAGAGTCGCCGATATATAGTGTGTTTAACGGAGCACCCCAAGAAACCTATGAATATAGCTTCGATAACACCTATGCCACGACGTTGGGTACGTTCCCGTTCACACCCGGTTCCGGTATCGGTTTCACAGCCGGGCACGACGGGACGCCCAACGGTGCCCTCGCACTGAACAATGTAGGTACTTCGGCGATGATACCCAATTTGCCGTATGGCGATAGTCCGAGATCTTTTTCCTTTTGGGTGAAGCTGAATACCTTCAACTCCTCTGGCTACAACCATGTCTACAGTTATGGACAAGCGGCGCCCAGTGCGGCAAATGGGGGTTCCATCGGACCAAGTCTGGCGTATCATCTGGGTTACGCCAACAACCATTCGGCCACGATTCCGCAAATGGTTGCCGCTACCTGGTACCATTTTACGATGGTGTATGACGGCACCACGTCCAGGATTTACCGCAATGGTGTACTCGTGGGTACGCAACTTAAAACATGGAATACGGTAAGTAACAATAACTTGCTTTCATTAGGTGTGTTTGCGGGGGAATTTACTTTTAACGGGGCGATAGATGACTTCCGGGTATTTCGCTCTGCCATCACCGATGCGGACGCGGAAAGCCTATATGTAAATGGTACACTGGCGGTGCCTGGCATTGCGGCGGCTCCTGAAATCGCGTTTTATCCAAATCCGGTATCGGACGTCCTTTATGTAGACAGTGAGGACGCTTTATCGGTGACGGTATATGCCCTTAACGGACAAAAGATCGCCTCTACCTTCGGCAACCGCATCGAGGCCACATCGTGGGCGCCGGGTGTTTACCTGGTAAGGGCGGAAGATGCGGGCGGGCATGTCACCACTCGTAAAATAGTAAAGAGATAG
- a CDS encoding tetratricopeptide repeat protein — MRIVCFLLLCSVMRVWAFPQQPSLSTHKRADTLRCFLLDHAIEEENDPVVWIRYNRELMALVSKQLKEHPEGGDAKTYRRYLSTAYNNEGAYCVYTESYEKAIRHYRKSLDIARKLGYQKGIAIALQNIGTAYDYLGKLDSTLVYLERAYSAAVKSGDRESIAYVLTDLGFVHNNLGNNFLAIQYNLRALPLFEKMQDEDGIERTYFALGRIFDNQNDYRTSISYYEKCVDIARRTQNGERLMLALSGLSQACYNLGDRVKARSYNDAFFKLAKAGNNLDFVASAYRNYGDIAAGDGNMAAARRDFLESVRTYEQIGSDLHVAKVCIRLVPVLLSLGQVAEAEMYGRKAYQLSIKTGFPSDRRDAADVLSQVYAKKGDFGRAYLYKKEAAEIDRKTFFDESKETALKATFQYEAQKKEAKIRSLAQQKEIAELKAGQKAMMLYAVGIIFIVLALAGYFFYQKMKAGRKSELLKARLEESEKRIEAEKRAVESELKALKSQMNPHFIFNALNSIQEQFMFGDKYKANEQLGNFTHLTRQILEDSGKRKITVAGELRLLTRYLELEKMRFGDDFTFSLTVDDAVDPEYHELPPMIVQPFVENSLRHGLMHRKGKKRLDVHFGLDEPRGALRVTVTDNGIGREAAANIKKGAMAGYGSFSVESVQQRLALLAGEAADPLVVYEDLEVNGKAVGTRVTLFIPL, encoded by the coding sequence ATGAGAATCGTCTGTTTTCTGCTGCTGTGCTCGGTTATGCGAGTGTGGGCCTTCCCGCAACAACCGTCGCTGTCAACGCACAAGCGGGCGGATACACTGCGTTGCTTCCTTCTTGACCATGCCATCGAGGAGGAGAACGATCCTGTCGTCTGGATTCGTTATAACCGGGAATTGATGGCGCTTGTCTCGAAGCAACTTAAGGAGCATCCAGAGGGGGGAGACGCCAAAACCTACCGCCGCTACCTGAGTACAGCTTACAATAATGAAGGCGCCTACTGCGTCTATACGGAATCCTATGAAAAGGCCATTCGCCACTATCGCAAATCACTTGATATCGCCCGTAAGCTGGGGTATCAAAAGGGAATAGCGATTGCGTTGCAGAATATCGGTACGGCCTATGACTACCTCGGCAAACTCGACAGTACGCTGGTGTATCTCGAACGGGCTTATTCGGCCGCGGTAAAGTCGGGTGACCGCGAAAGCATCGCTTATGTCCTGACCGATTTGGGATTTGTACACAACAACCTCGGAAACAATTTTCTCGCCATACAGTATAACCTTCGTGCACTGCCGCTGTTTGAAAAAATGCAGGATGAAGACGGGATAGAACGTACCTATTTTGCGTTGGGCCGCATCTTCGACAACCAAAATGACTATCGCACGAGTATCTCGTATTATGAAAAATGTGTAGACATCGCCCGTCGGACACAGAACGGTGAACGGCTGATGCTTGCGCTGTCGGGGCTCTCACAGGCCTGCTACAACTTGGGTGATCGGGTAAAAGCCCGCAGCTACAACGATGCATTTTTCAAGTTGGCCAAGGCGGGTAACAACCTTGATTTCGTGGCGAGTGCGTATCGTAACTACGGCGACATTGCCGCGGGAGATGGAAATATGGCTGCCGCACGGCGCGACTTTTTGGAATCAGTGCGCACTTATGAACAGATTGGCAGCGATTTGCATGTCGCGAAAGTCTGCATCCGGCTGGTACCCGTTTTGCTTTCGTTGGGTCAGGTAGCCGAAGCAGAAATGTATGGGCGTAAAGCGTACCAGCTTTCCATTAAAACCGGTTTTCCGTCTGATAGGCGCGATGCGGCGGATGTCTTAAGCCAGGTATATGCGAAGAAGGGTGATTTTGGTCGCGCCTACTTATATAAGAAGGAAGCGGCGGAAATTGACCGGAAGACGTTTTTCGATGAAAGTAAGGAGACGGCACTGAAGGCGACATTTCAGTATGAAGCCCAGAAAAAGGAAGCGAAGATCAGGTCGCTTGCCCAACAGAAGGAAATCGCAGAACTGAAGGCAGGCCAAAAGGCGATGATGTTGTATGCCGTGGGTATAATATTTATAGTACTGGCACTGGCCGGGTATTTCTTCTACCAAAAAATGAAGGCGGGTCGGAAAAGTGAATTGCTGAAAGCGCGGCTTGAGGAATCCGAAAAACGAATCGAGGCAGAGAAGCGGGCCGTTGAAAGTGAATTGAAGGCGCTTAAGAGCCAGATGAACCCGCACTTCATCTTTAATGCCTTGAATAGTATACAGGAGCAGTTCATGTTTGGTGATAAATACAAAGCCAACGAGCAATTGGGGAACTTCACGCACCTTACACGGCAAATATTGGAGGATTCGGGAAAGAGAAAGATTACGGTGGCGGGTGAATTGCGGTTGTTGACGCGCTATCTCGAGTTAGAGAAGATGCGATTTGGTGACGACTTCACTTTTTCTTTGACGGTGGACGATGCGGTGGATCCTGAATATCATGAGCTTCCACCGATGATCGTGCAGCCGTTCGTTGAGAATAGCCTGCGCCACGGCCTGATGCACAGGAAAGGGAAGAAGCGTCTTGACGTACATTTCGGCCTCGACGAGCCGCGCGGCGCCCTGCGTGTGACGGTGACAGACAACGGCATCGGGCGTGAGGCGGCAGCCAATATCAAAAAAGGAGCGATGGCCGGTTATGGTTCATTTTCGGTCGAATCGGTGCAGCAGCGGTTGGCGCTTTTGGCAGGGGAAGCGGCAGATCCGTTGGTCGTATACGAGGATTTGGAAGTGAATGGTAAGGCCGTGGGAACGCGTGTGACGCTATTTATTCCTTTGTAA
- a CDS encoding Crp/Fnr family transcriptional regulator: protein MASGCEQCLAKKSNALDVLRKDDLRQLSAARSVRRWRKGETLFEEGTAINGILCIREGSCKLVKLTESGRHQTVRLAGAGELLGQRSTISGETAHLSAVALEDMRGCFIPKADVMALLETQPAFSMAVMKAICQDLRETDDGLVDMAQKTVTARLAHALLYLSARFGETPDGSLRLQLSREDLAGIVGTAVESCIRLLSGFAREGLLELDGRRIRLLDKRRLARLHG, encoded by the coding sequence GTGGCCAGCGGGTGCGAGCAATGCCTCGCCAAGAAGTCGAACGCCCTTGATGTGCTTCGCAAAGACGACTTGCGCCAGCTATCGGCCGCCCGTTCGGTGCGTCGCTGGCGAAAAGGGGAAACCCTGTTTGAAGAGGGTACTGCCATCAACGGCATCCTTTGTATAAGGGAAGGGAGCTGCAAACTCGTCAAGCTCACCGAGAGCGGCCGTCACCAGACCGTCCGCCTGGCCGGGGCCGGGGAACTGCTTGGGCAGCGGTCGACCATCAGTGGCGAAACCGCCCATTTGTCGGCCGTAGCCCTTGAAGATATGCGGGGTTGTTTCATTCCTAAGGCCGACGTTATGGCCCTGTTGGAAACCCAGCCGGCCTTTTCTATGGCGGTCATGAAAGCCATTTGCCAGGATTTACGCGAAACCGATGATGGGCTCGTCGACATGGCGCAAAAGACCGTCACGGCCCGTTTGGCGCACGCGCTGTTGTACCTGTCGGCGCGCTTTGGCGAAACTCCCGACGGAAGCCTGCGACTGCAACTGTCGCGCGAAGACCTGGCGGGTATCGTAGGCACCGCGGTTGAAAGCTGCATCCGGCTGCTTTCCGGGTTTGCGCGAGAGGGTTTGCTGGAACTCGACGGACGCCGGATTCGACTTCTCGACAAGCGCCGCCTTGCCCGACTACACGGATGA